One window from the genome of Salisaeta longa DSM 21114 encodes:
- a CDS encoding YbaB/EbfC family nucleoid-associated protein, translating into MSKMFGQMMDMQKKMSEAKESLGKKTTTAEAGGGMVKVTANGNQEVTAIEIDPDAVDPDDLELLEDLIIAGVNKALEEAGDLAQEEMKKSMGNMLPPGMDLSQLGL; encoded by the coding sequence ATGTCGAAGATGTTTGGCCAAATGATGGACATGCAGAAAAAGATGTCCGAGGCCAAGGAATCGCTTGGTAAGAAAACGACCACCGCGGAAGCCGGCGGCGGCATGGTGAAGGTTACCGCCAACGGCAACCAGGAAGTCACGGCCATCGAGATTGACCCCGATGCCGTTGATCCTGACGATCTCGAACTGCTCGAAGACCTCATCATCGCGGGCGTGAACAAGGCGTTGGAAGAAGCCGGCGACCTCGCGCAGGAAGAGATGAAAAAGTCGATGGGCAACATGCTGCCGCCGGGCATGGACCTGAGCCAGCTGGGACTGTAG
- the recR gene encoding recombination mediator RecR, giving the protein MQFTSESVEALVEQFTKLPTIGQKTARRLANYVLKMPDDEVAAIAQALLDVKERVQRCSRCYVVADADPCPICQSEERDRTTICVVEESSDLLAIERTGEYRGLYHVLGGVISPLDGIGPDDLRIRELAQRLDPSFGNGTAEEEAPAPEDLAIQELILAVNPNVEGDTTAYYITQLLESFDVRITRIARGLPIGGDLEYADEATLSRALEGRGHV; this is encoded by the coding sequence ATGCAATTTACATCGGAGTCTGTGGAAGCGCTGGTGGAGCAATTCACCAAGCTCCCCACCATTGGGCAAAAAACGGCACGCCGCCTGGCCAACTACGTGCTCAAGATGCCCGACGATGAGGTGGCGGCGATTGCGCAGGCCCTGCTCGACGTAAAAGAGCGCGTACAGCGGTGTTCAAGGTGCTACGTGGTTGCGGACGCCGATCCGTGCCCCATCTGCCAGTCGGAAGAACGCGACCGTACCACGATTTGCGTTGTGGAAGAGTCGAGCGACCTGCTGGCCATTGAGCGCACCGGCGAATATCGCGGGCTGTACCACGTGCTTGGGGGCGTCATCTCGCCGCTCGACGGCATAGGCCCCGACGACCTGCGCATCCGCGAGCTGGCGCAACGCCTCGATCCGTCGTTTGGCAACGGCACGGCCGAAGAAGAAGCCCCCGCACCGGAAGACCTCGCCATTCAAGAGCTCATTTTGGCGGTGAACCCCAACGTGGAGGGCGACACCACGGCCTACTACATCACGCAACTGCTGGAATCGTTTGACGTCCGCATAACGCGCATTGCCCGCGGCCTGCCCATTGGAGGCGACTTAGAGTACGCCGATGAAGCCACCCTCTCGCGGGCGCTCGAAGGACGCGGCCACGTCTAA
- a CDS encoding saccharopine dehydrogenase family protein, which yields MKITVIGAGSIGAAVTRHLCAHTDDVSQVQVCDTHASSLQKLHDQTDAPVLRSFQADARDTNVIDQIIRGSDCVISCVPPELNPELAELCVHLGINFCDLGGNDQIVNRELALDEQAREKSIWVVPNCGLAPGLINVLCMRGLAQFDTPQAAHLRVGDVPLEPQPPFNFRISWSAQRILDDYTNPAQHLRGGTLTTVDALSGAEDITFDPPFEGMQAFCTQGGLSTLAESLAGTIETFDHKTIRWPGHLSQMQFVLGLGLAEDRKIGVQTHLTYRDVLVRKMRDRLGGVYKDAVLLRVVLHGEKDGAPHTLVYEMAERFNDDTHETAMMRSTAIPAIASALLIARRDGAVTGGGAGVLEDVVPLDAFYDMVCEQGLGITERWHEGFVDVATARPMEQA from the coding sequence ATGAAAATTACAGTCATCGGCGCCGGCTCCATCGGCGCAGCCGTCACCCGTCACCTGTGCGCGCACACCGATGACGTCTCGCAGGTGCAGGTGTGCGATACGCATGCCAGCTCGCTGCAAAAGCTGCACGACCAGACCGACGCGCCGGTGCTGCGGTCGTTTCAGGCCGACGCGCGCGACACCAACGTGATCGACCAGATTATTCGGGGCAGCGACTGCGTGATTAGCTGCGTGCCGCCTGAGCTAAACCCCGAGCTCGCCGAGCTCTGCGTGCACCTTGGCATCAACTTTTGCGACCTGGGCGGCAACGACCAGATTGTGAACCGCGAGCTGGCTCTCGACGAGCAGGCCCGCGAAAAGTCGATATGGGTGGTGCCCAACTGCGGCCTCGCGCCGGGGCTCATCAACGTGTTGTGCATGCGCGGGCTGGCGCAGTTCGACACCCCGCAGGCCGCGCACTTGCGCGTGGGCGACGTGCCCCTGGAGCCGCAGCCCCCGTTCAACTTCCGCATCTCGTGGTCGGCACAGCGCATCCTCGACGACTACACCAATCCTGCGCAGCACCTCCGAGGCGGCACGCTCACCACCGTCGACGCCCTCTCGGGCGCCGAAGACATCACGTTCGATCCGCCGTTTGAAGGGATGCAGGCCTTTTGCACGCAGGGCGGCCTCTCCACGCTGGCCGAGTCGTTGGCCGGCACCATCGAAACGTTTGATCACAAGACGATCCGCTGGCCCGGACACCTCTCGCAGATGCAGTTTGTGCTGGGCCTGGGCCTTGCCGAAGATCGCAAGATTGGCGTCCAAACGCATCTCACGTACCGCGATGTGCTGGTGCGCAAGATGCGCGATCGGCTGGGGGGCGTGTACAAAGACGCCGTGCTCTTGCGCGTGGTGCTCCACGGCGAAAAGGACGGCGCCCCGCACACGCTGGTCTACGAGATGGCTGAGCGCTTCAACGACGACACCCACGAGACGGCCATGATGCGCAGCACAGCCATTCCGGCCATTGCCTCAGCGCTCCTCATCGCAAGGCGCGACGGGGCCGTTACGGGCGGGGGGGCTGGCGTCCTTGAAGATGTGGTACCCCTCGATGCGTTCTACGACATGGTGTGCGAGCAGGGGCTGGGCATCACCGAGCGCTGGCACGAGGGCTTTGTTGACGTGGCCACGGCCCGCCCGATGGAGCAAGCCTAA
- a CDS encoding mechanosensitive ion channel family protein, with the protein MDLSTLPLNATLIYRLVVTAAVLGAAYGLIRLGHRLIKRYVHDATHRYQAAKWVRRGTVLLAAVFTIALWSPSASGVFTLLTIIGAGLAVALRDVLLSLVGGVRLSWHVPFAHGDRIEVNGVRGDVVDIGPLQTAVMEVGEWVAADQSTGRIVHIPNSWLFVHAVKNYTDGFDFIWNEVSVVVTFQSDWRAARGIVEEVAEELLPDVTREAREQLQAVTRDYLVRYRVLTPYVYVDMVDHGVRLTLRHLTHTRGRRNLRHGLTIELLERFETHPNIAIAYPTYTVHGANPHSASPDRRPLPPM; encoded by the coding sequence ATGGACCTCTCCACCCTGCCGCTCAATGCTACGCTCATCTACCGGCTGGTGGTTACCGCTGCTGTGCTGGGGGCGGCCTACGGACTCATCCGCCTGGGCCATCGGCTCATTAAGCGCTACGTGCACGACGCGACGCACCGCTACCAGGCCGCCAAATGGGTGCGGCGGGGCACGGTGCTGCTGGCTGCTGTCTTCACCATTGCCTTGTGGTCCCCCAGCGCAAGCGGCGTGTTTACCCTCCTCACCATCATTGGTGCGGGGCTGGCCGTTGCGCTGCGCGACGTACTGCTGAGCCTTGTGGGCGGCGTGCGGCTGTCGTGGCACGTGCCCTTTGCGCACGGCGACCGCATCGAGGTGAACGGCGTGCGCGGCGACGTTGTCGACATCGGGCCGCTCCAAACGGCGGTCATGGAGGTGGGCGAGTGGGTCGCGGCCGACCAAAGCACGGGCCGCATCGTGCACATTCCGAACAGCTGGCTCTTTGTGCACGCCGTTAAGAATTACACGGACGGGTTCGACTTCATCTGGAATGAGGTGAGCGTCGTGGTTACGTTTCAGAGCGATTGGCGCGCGGCGCGCGGCATCGTCGAAGAAGTGGCCGAGGAGTTGCTGCCTGATGTGACGCGCGAGGCGCGCGAGCAGCTGCAGGCCGTAACGCGGGACTACCTGGTGCGCTACCGCGTGCTTACGCCGTACGTGTATGTCGACATGGTCGACCATGGCGTGCGGCTCACCCTGCGCCACCTCACACACACGCGCGGCCGTCGCAACCTGCGGCATGGCCTAACCATCGAGCTGCTGGAACGCTTCGAGACGCACCCCAACATTGCCATCGCTTACCCCACCTACACCGTGCACGGCGCCAACCCGCACAGCGCATCGCCCGATCGGCGGCCGCTGCCGCCCATGTAA
- a CDS encoding response regulator transcription factor yields the protein MNAPSQHPHDFSASTPDERVRVFIVDDHPAIREALASTITRTLNFRLIGEAGSAQTALELLRRRPPDVVIVDLSLSDGHGFDLIETLRNEMPDVQALVFSMYDETVYAERAIRAGAAGYVMKNAPTQDVIQAIETVMQGEVYLSRRMSSRILNKVIHQKDYTLGAATERLTDREMTVFQMLGAGHNVTDIADQLDLSRKTIETYRRRAKEKLGFDTVSELLQYAVQWTYGREASSSSTETHP from the coding sequence ATGAACGCACCGTCTCAACATCCACACGACTTTAGTGCTTCGACGCCTGATGAGCGCGTTCGCGTCTTTATCGTGGACGACCACCCCGCCATTCGCGAAGCACTCGCCTCCACCATCACTCGCACCCTTAACTTCCGCCTGATCGGAGAGGCCGGATCTGCGCAGACCGCGCTGGAGCTCCTGCGGCGACGCCCCCCCGACGTGGTCATCGTCGACCTCTCGCTGTCGGACGGCCACGGCTTTGACCTTATCGAGACGCTCCGCAACGAGATGCCCGACGTGCAAGCGCTCGTCTTTTCGATGTACGACGAGACGGTGTACGCCGAACGCGCCATCCGAGCCGGCGCCGCCGGATACGTGATGAAGAATGCCCCCACGCAGGATGTCATTCAGGCCATCGAGACGGTGATGCAGGGCGAGGTGTACCTGAGCCGCCGCATGTCGTCGCGCATCCTCAACAAGGTGATCCATCAAAAGGATTACACCTTAGGGGCCGCCACCGAGCGCCTGACCGACCGCGAAATGACCGTTTTCCAGATGTTGGGTGCCGGGCATAACGTCACCGACATCGCAGACCAGCTGGACTTGAGCCGCAAAACGATTGAGACCTATCGCCGACGGGCCAAGGAAAAACTGGGTTTCGATACCGTCTCCGAGCTGCTGCAGTATGCGGTGCAATGGACGTACGGCCGCGAGGCATCGTCTTCCTCAACCGAGACACATCCGTGA
- a CDS encoding glycosyltransferase family 4 protein, with amino-acid sequence MGFVHDWLPVYAGAERVLEQMLVSFPSAELYSLIDFLPPDQRDFLQGKSVHTSFVQHLPFARSKYRYYLPLAPLAIEQFDLRAHDVIVSSSYAVAKGILTQSDQLHISYVHSPMRYAWDLHHDYLKQNNLTSGLRGWVARALLHYMRLFDACSAPRVDLFVANSQHVARRIWKTYRRRAPVLYPPVDVDAFSLQTDKDEYYLTLSRLVPYKRIDLIVEAFAAMPEKELIVIGDGPEAQQLRQLAGPNVSFLGYQPNEAVQYYMQHARAFVFAAEEDFGIVPVEAQACGTPVIAYGRGGARETVVPGETGVWFDRQTTEALCEAVRTFEKRRASFVPERIRAHAEQFSVPRFRQAFHQLVSDTHAAFNDDPFTLEDHLT; translated from the coding sequence ATGGGATTCGTCCACGATTGGCTGCCTGTGTACGCAGGGGCTGAGCGGGTACTGGAGCAGATGCTTGTGTCGTTCCCATCGGCCGAGCTGTACAGCCTCATCGACTTTCTCCCCCCCGATCAGCGCGACTTCCTGCAAGGGAAGTCGGTACACACCTCGTTCGTTCAACACCTTCCCTTTGCTCGCTCAAAATACCGCTACTACCTTCCGCTGGCCCCGCTGGCCATTGAGCAGTTCGATCTGCGCGCGCACGACGTCATTGTGTCCTCCAGCTATGCAGTCGCCAAAGGCATCCTCACGCAGTCCGATCAGCTGCATATCAGCTATGTGCATAGCCCCATGCGCTACGCCTGGGACCTGCACCACGATTACCTGAAGCAAAACAACCTGACGAGCGGACTACGGGGCTGGGTGGCGCGTGCGCTGCTTCACTACATGCGCCTCTTCGATGCCTGTAGCGCCCCGCGGGTGGATCTTTTTGTGGCGAACTCGCAACACGTAGCACGGCGCATCTGGAAAACGTACCGGCGCCGGGCCCCCGTGCTGTATCCGCCGGTGGATGTGGATGCTTTCTCGCTGCAAACCGACAAGGATGAGTACTACCTCACCCTCTCGCGGCTCGTCCCCTACAAGCGCATCGACCTCATCGTGGAGGCATTTGCCGCGATGCCCGAGAAAGAGCTGATCGTCATCGGCGACGGCCCCGAGGCCCAGCAACTGCGCCAGCTGGCAGGGCCCAATGTATCGTTCTTGGGCTACCAGCCCAACGAAGCCGTGCAGTACTACATGCAGCACGCCCGCGCGTTTGTGTTTGCCGCCGAAGAAGACTTTGGCATCGTGCCGGTGGAGGCTCAAGCCTGCGGCACCCCCGTCATTGCCTACGGACGCGGCGGCGCCCGCGAAACGGTTGTGCCCGGCGAAACCGGCGTGTGGTTCGATCGCCAGACGACCGAAGCCCTGTGCGAGGCCGTCCGCACGTTCGAGAAGCGCCGCGCGTCGTTTGTCCCCGAGCGCATTCGTGCGCACGCCGAGCAGTTCTCCGTTCCTCGCTTTCGGCAGGCGTTCCATCAACTGGTGAGCGACACGCATGCCGCGTTTAACGACGACCCCTTCACGCTTGAGGATCACCTAACGTAG